Proteins encoded in a region of the Homo sapiens chromosome 20, GRCh38.p14 Primary Assembly genome:
- the TRMT6 gene encoding tRNA (adenine(58)-N(1))-methyltransferase non-catalytic subunit TRM6 isoform 1 (isoform 1 is encoded by transcript variant 1), translating to MEGSGEQPGPQPQHPGDHRIRDGDFVVLKREDVFKAVQVQRRKKVTFEKQWFYLDNVIGHSYGTAFEVTSGGSLQPKKKREEPTAETKEAGTDNRNIVDDGKSQKLTQDDIKALKDKGIKGEEIVQQLIENSTTFRDKTEFAQDKYIKKKKKKYEAIITVVKPSTRILSIMYYAREPGKINHMRYDTLAQMLTLGNIRAGNKMIVMETCAGLVLGAMMERMGGFGSIIQLYPGGGPVRAATACFGFPKSFLSGLYEFPLNKVDSLLHGTFSAKMLSSEPKDSALVEESNGTLEEKQASEQENEDSMAEAPESNHPEDQETMETISQDPEHKGPKERGSKKDYIQEKQRRQEEQRKRHLEAAALLSERNADGLIVASRFHPTPLLLSLLDFVAPSRPFVVYCQYKEPLLECYTKLRERGGVINLRLSETWLRNYQVLPDRSHPKLLMSGGGGYLLSGFTVAMDNLKADTSLKSNASTLESHETEEPAAKKRKCPESDS from the exons AAAAGTAACTTTCGAAAAACAGTGGTTCTACCTGGATAACGTCATTGGCCATAGTTATGGAACTGCATTTGAAGTGACCAGTGGAGGAAGTCTACAGCCcaagaagaagagggaagagccTACTGCAG AGACTAAAGAAGCGGGCACTGATAATCGAAATATAGTTGATGATGGGAAATCTCAGAAACTTACTCAAGATGACATAAAAGCTTTGAAGGACAAGGGCATTAAAGGAGAG GAAATAGTTCAGCAGTTAATTGAAAATAGTACAACATTCCGAGACAAGACAGAATTTGCCcaagataaatatattaaaaagaagaaaaaaaa ataTGAAGCCATCATTACTGTTGTGAAGCCATCCACCCGTATTCTTTCAATTATGTATTATGCAAGAGAACCTGGAAAAATTAA CCACATGAGATACGATACACTAGCCCAGATGTTGACGTTGGGAAATATCCGTGCTGGCAACAAAATGATTGTGATGGAAACGTGTGCAGGCTTGGTGCTGGGTGCAATGATGGAACGAATGGGAG gttttggctCCATTATTCAGCTATACCCTGGAGGAGGACCTGTTCGGGCAGCAACAGCATGTTTTGGATTTCCCAAATCTTTTCTCAGTGGTCTTTATGAATTCCCTCTCAACAAAGTGGACAGTCTTCTACATGGAACATTTTCTGCCAAGATGTTATCTTCAGAGCCAAAAGACAGTGCTTTGGTTGAAGAAAGTAATGGCACACTGGAGGAAAAACAGGCTTCTGAACAAGAGAATGAAGACAGCATGgcagaggccccagagagcaACCACCCAGAAGACCAGGAAACAATGGAAACAATTTCTCAAGATCCAGAACATAAGGGGCCtaaagagagaggaagcaaaaaaGATTAT attcaGGAAAAACAGAGGAGACAAGAAGAGCAGAGGAAAAGACATTTAGAGGCTGCCGCtctgctgagtgaaagaaacgcAGATGG TTTAATTGTAGCTAGTCGTTTCCACCCCACTCCCCTGCTGCTGTCTTTGCTGGACTTTGTGGCCCCTTCAAGGCCGTTTGTGGTCTACTGTCAGTACAAAGAG CCTCTGTTGGAATGCTACACAAAACTGCGGGAGAGGGGAGGGGTCATCAACCTCAGGCTGTCTGAAACCTGGCTCAGAAATTATCAG GTTTTGCCAGATCGAAGTCATCCTAAACTGCTGATGAGTGGAGGTGGGGGTTATCTTCTCTCCGGCTTCACCGTTGCCATGGACAACCTTAAAGCAGACACCAGCCTCAAATCTAATGCAAGCACTTTAGAATCACACGAGACTGAGGAGCCTGCAGCTAAAAAACGAAAATGCCCAGAGTCTGACTCTTAA
- the TRMT6 gene encoding tRNA (adenine(58)-N(1))-methyltransferase non-catalytic subunit TRM6 isoform 2 (isoform 2 is encoded by transcript variant 2): MYYAREPGKINHMRYDTLAQMLTLGNIRAGNKMIVMETCAGLVLGAMMERMGGFGSIIQLYPGGGPVRAATACFGFPKSFLSGLYEFPLNKVDSLLHGTFSAKMLSSEPKDSALVEESNGTLEEKQASEQENEDSMAEAPESNHPEDQETMETISQDPEHKGPKERGSKKDYIQEKQRRQEEQRKRHLEAAALLSERNADGLIVASRFHPTPLLLSLLDFVAPSRPFVVYCQYKEPLLECYTKLRERGGVINLRLSETWLRNYQVLPDRSHPKLLMSGGGGYLLSGFTVAMDNLKADTSLKSNASTLESHETEEPAAKKRKCPESDS, from the exons ATGTATTATGCAAGAGAACCTGGAAAAATTAA CCACATGAGATACGATACACTAGCCCAGATGTTGACGTTGGGAAATATCCGTGCTGGCAACAAAATGATTGTGATGGAAACGTGTGCAGGCTTGGTGCTGGGTGCAATGATGGAACGAATGGGAG gttttggctCCATTATTCAGCTATACCCTGGAGGAGGACCTGTTCGGGCAGCAACAGCATGTTTTGGATTTCCCAAATCTTTTCTCAGTGGTCTTTATGAATTCCCTCTCAACAAAGTGGACAGTCTTCTACATGGAACATTTTCTGCCAAGATGTTATCTTCAGAGCCAAAAGACAGTGCTTTGGTTGAAGAAAGTAATGGCACACTGGAGGAAAAACAGGCTTCTGAACAAGAGAATGAAGACAGCATGgcagaggccccagagagcaACCACCCAGAAGACCAGGAAACAATGGAAACAATTTCTCAAGATCCAGAACATAAGGGGCCtaaagagagaggaagcaaaaaaGATTAT attcaGGAAAAACAGAGGAGACAAGAAGAGCAGAGGAAAAGACATTTAGAGGCTGCCGCtctgctgagtgaaagaaacgcAGATGG TTTAATTGTAGCTAGTCGTTTCCACCCCACTCCCCTGCTGCTGTCTTTGCTGGACTTTGTGGCCCCTTCAAGGCCGTTTGTGGTCTACTGTCAGTACAAAGAG CCTCTGTTGGAATGCTACACAAAACTGCGGGAGAGGGGAGGGGTCATCAACCTCAGGCTGTCTGAAACCTGGCTCAGAAATTATCAG GTTTTGCCAGATCGAAGTCATCCTAAACTGCTGATGAGTGGAGGTGGGGGTTATCTTCTCTCCGGCTTCACCGTTGCCATGGACAACCTTAAAGCAGACACCAGCCTCAAATCTAATGCAAGCACTTTAGAATCACACGAGACTGAGGAGCCTGCAGCTAAAAAACGAAAATGCCCAGAGTCTGACTCTTAA